The following proteins are encoded in a genomic region of Planococcus lenghuensis:
- a CDS encoding RNA-guided endonuclease TnpB family protein: MKKGEQFDHYGVKVRLQLNEDQLIQVKKTFVCRRFLYNHLLDKRSKAWGRRNESLNLKKQKEFLKNMKQAFPWLKEVDKFALENAVFDLDRAYQNFFEKRANYPVFKSKHKKQSYKTNQTNNNIVLSADFKQVKLPKLGWVACAGSENVLQRAKKQNHRISSATISEKAGVITCSLLFEKAKTQAAHPKTGQVGIDMGLTYLFIDSNGHKEPNPRYYGKAQKRLAKLQRKLASQQKSSHRYGKTKRKIAKLHVLIANQRKDLHHKLAKRITDDNQVVCVENLHIRGMVKNKRLAKHIQDAAWYQFRRFLTYKAERKGGQVLLVDRWTATSRVCSHCGKKKTLLNLNERKWICAACRTEHDRDINAAANILREGLKQIG; this comes from the coding sequence ATGAAAAAAGGAGAGCAGTTCGACCATTACGGGGTCAAGGTTCGCCTGCAGTTGAACGAAGACCAGCTGATTCAAGTGAAAAAGACCTTTGTCTGTCGGCGTTTCCTTTACAACCACCTGCTCGACAAGCGAAGCAAGGCGTGGGGTCGGCGCAACGAATCGCTGAATTTGAAGAAGCAGAAAGAATTCTTGAAGAACATGAAACAGGCCTTCCCATGGCTGAAGGAAGTGGACAAATTTGCGCTTGAGAATGCGGTCTTTGATCTCGACCGGGCGTACCAGAACTTCTTCGAAAAACGGGCGAACTACCCGGTGTTCAAGTCGAAGCACAAAAAACAATCGTACAAAACGAACCAGACGAACAACAATATTGTGTTATCCGCAGATTTCAAGCAGGTAAAACTGCCGAAACTCGGCTGGGTGGCCTGTGCAGGCTCGGAAAACGTGCTGCAGCGGGCGAAAAAGCAAAACCACCGCATCAGCAGCGCGACCATTTCAGAGAAAGCAGGCGTCATTACCTGTTCCCTGCTGTTCGAGAAAGCGAAAACGCAAGCGGCACATCCGAAGACCGGGCAGGTCGGCATCGATATGGGGCTGACGTATCTGTTCATCGATTCCAACGGCCATAAGGAGCCGAATCCCCGCTATTACGGGAAGGCCCAGAAACGGCTGGCAAAACTTCAGCGGAAACTCGCCAGCCAGCAGAAAAGCAGCCACCGCTACGGGAAGACGAAACGAAAAATCGCGAAGCTGCACGTGCTCATCGCCAACCAGCGGAAAGACCTGCACCACAAACTTGCCAAGCGCATCACCGACGACAACCAAGTCGTGTGCGTGGAGAACCTGCACATCCGGGGCATGGTGAAGAACAAACGGCTGGCAAAGCACATCCAGGACGCCGCCTGGTATCAGTTCCGCCGTTTCCTGACGTACAAAGCGGAAAGAAAAGGCGGACAGGTCCTGCTCGTCGACCGTTGGACAGCCACGTCCCGCGTCTGTTCGCATTGCGGAAAAAAGAAGACGCTTCTGAACCTGAACGAACGGAAATGGATCTGTGCGGCGTGCCGCACCGAGCATGACCGCGACATTAACGCAGCGGCCAACATTTTACGTGAAGGCTTGAAACAAATCGGGTAA
- the trhA gene encoding PAQR family membrane homeostasis protein TrhA, which translates to MSDLKVSIREPFNALSHLIGAVLAFIACAAMIAKAIEHDVPLLHTAAVTVFGLTLIFLYSASTTYHWVKEDSKTINYLRRIDHSMIYVLITGSYAPFCLIALGGTLGWTILIISCALAITGILLTMTSFNSHRKLTTILYIAMGWIIILALEPLADNLTRQALVLLISGGVLYTIGGVLYGIEKALNNRNYHKIFHIFTLFGSFAHFAVVYFYLL; encoded by the coding sequence GTGTCCGATTTGAAAGTTTCTATCCGTGAACCATTCAATGCATTATCCCATTTGATCGGAGCTGTTCTCGCATTTATTGCCTGTGCAGCCATGATCGCAAAAGCAATCGAGCATGACGTTCCCCTGTTGCATACAGCAGCAGTGACAGTATTCGGTCTTACGCTTATCTTCTTGTACAGCGCCTCGACCACCTATCACTGGGTAAAAGAAGATTCCAAAACCATCAATTATCTCCGGCGCATCGACCATTCCATGATCTATGTTCTTATCACCGGCTCATATGCCCCGTTCTGTCTGATTGCGTTGGGCGGTACACTGGGCTGGACGATTTTAATCATATCCTGTGCGTTGGCGATTACTGGAATACTGCTGACTATGACTTCTTTTAATTCCCACCGGAAGTTGACAACCATTTTGTATATTGCCATGGGGTGGATCATCATCCTTGCATTGGAACCGCTGGCTGATAATCTTACCCGGCAAGCGCTTGTCCTGCTGATTTCAGGTGGTGTACTTTACACTATCGGCGGCGTTCTTTATGGTATCGAAAAAGCGTTAAATAACCGAAATTACCATAAAATCTTTCATATTTTTACGCTTTTCGGCAGTTTCGCTCATTTTGCTGTTGTCTATTTTTATCTCTTATGA
- a CDS encoding mechanosensitive ion channel family protein has protein sequence MERIRLFEEFEFLRDLSLSAVLWFFVYLFVIFAVKAVILRLLKFSFRSEDFRKKTFPVIKDVVNALAFYGAILLFLFYFSEEYWLTDAFYETEGVQISLFLIVIAVMIVTLANRLVKAVNRYVMPFVYEQFSVESGMRYTMNRIIYYTVMFLALIISFTTAGLDLTAVGVIFSVLGIGIGFGMRNIAANFVSGIIILFERPMEVGELVEIDKKIGRISKIKLRSTVVETLKDGTLVVPNQYFIEQIVKNRSSAQLFARVTVSVAYGNDTKKVEQLLMKAAEQEVEKTLGVPVEQPEVQFIDFRNSALDFQVEVRVLDVETKEKMESLLRHAIAHLFIDNDIKLVENWNRQNSDREGDSK, from the coding sequence GTGGAGAGAATCCGATTGTTTGAGGAATTTGAGTTTTTGAGAGATCTTTCATTGTCAGCGGTGCTTTGGTTTTTTGTGTATCTATTTGTGATTTTTGCTGTAAAAGCAGTCATCCTCCGCCTGCTCAAATTCTCTTTCCGTTCAGAAGACTTCCGGAAGAAGACATTTCCGGTTATAAAAGATGTGGTCAATGCGTTGGCTTTCTATGGTGCAATTCTGCTGTTTCTTTTTTATTTTTCAGAGGAGTATTGGCTCACGGATGCTTTTTATGAGACGGAAGGCGTGCAGATTTCACTGTTTCTGATTGTGATTGCCGTTATGATTGTGACGCTTGCCAATCGGCTTGTTAAGGCGGTGAACCGCTATGTGATGCCATTTGTGTATGAACAATTCAGCGTGGAGTCTGGCATGCGGTATACGATGAATCGCATTATTTATTATACGGTGATGTTTCTGGCGCTTATTATCAGTTTTACAACAGCCGGATTGGATCTCACAGCAGTAGGGGTTATCTTCAGTGTACTTGGAATCGGAATCGGTTTTGGCATGCGCAATATTGCAGCGAATTTCGTATCCGGCATTATCATTCTCTTTGAACGGCCGATGGAAGTGGGAGAATTGGTGGAGATTGATAAAAAAATTGGCCGGATTTCAAAAATCAAACTGCGGTCAACAGTTGTGGAAACATTGAAAGATGGAACACTGGTTGTGCCAAATCAATACTTTATCGAACAGATTGTTAAAAACCGCTCCAGTGCACAGCTGTTTGCGCGGGTGACTGTCAGTGTGGCATATGGCAATGATACAAAAAAAGTTGAACAGCTTCTCATGAAGGCGGCAGAGCAGGAAGTTGAGAAGACATTGGGTGTGCCTGTCGAACAGCCCGAAGTCCAATTCATCGATTTTCGAAATTCCGCACTGGATTTTCAGGTGGAAGTCCGGGTGCTTGATGTTGAAACGAAAGAAAAGATGGAAAGCCTGCTGCGGCATGCAATCGCACACTTATTTATCGATAATGACATAAAACTTGTAGAAAACTGGAACAGACAGAATAGTGATAGAGAAGGTGACAGCAAATGA
- a CDS encoding S-layer homology domain-containing protein: MKTILSLIAAVLLIVGAFISPAFAVVSFDDVEMDHYFADDVIFLHAEGIVNGYPDGTFRPHDEITRAHAVAMLGRALKLDDTQRATDFSDVAASNPFSGYIDAATELGIIRGYPDGTFRPNEKISRAHVALILERALDFPDVFQEPFSDVVPSMEAYEAIAQLANFGVAQGFPDGTFGPNLKVTRGQFAAFLARSIEPSFIPGKQELLETANDILVYLENENFDAVEDYVDDEGLTFCPFAGGCIDDGGVTMTEEEVEDFMDNTTTYLWGYEAGSGFEINLTPAGYYDKYLMNASYEEKEMYGREGHPSTRELVRKAFPEGTVVEFYYPGTEEYGYMDWQSLNMVFEEEQNGEWTLIALVNDRWTP; the protein is encoded by the coding sequence ATGAAAACGATTCTTTCTCTCATTGCTGCTGTGCTCCTGATTGTCGGTGCTTTCATTTCCCCTGCTTTCGCTGTCGTCAGTTTTGATGATGTAGAGATGGATCACTACTTCGCCGATGATGTGATTTTTTTGCATGCAGAAGGCATTGTCAACGGTTATCCGGATGGGACGTTCCGCCCCCACGATGAAATCACCCGAGCGCACGCAGTTGCGATGCTTGGGCGAGCACTCAAACTCGATGACACGCAGCGCGCCACCGACTTTTCAGATGTAGCAGCAAGCAATCCGTTTTCAGGCTATATTGACGCTGCAACGGAACTGGGAATCATTCGCGGCTATCCCGATGGTACTTTTCGGCCGAATGAAAAAATCAGTCGGGCACATGTCGCGTTGATTCTTGAACGTGCACTTGACTTTCCAGATGTTTTTCAAGAGCCCTTCTCAGATGTAGTACCAAGTATGGAAGCATACGAAGCCATAGCACAACTTGCCAATTTCGGAGTTGCCCAAGGTTTTCCGGACGGAACTTTTGGGCCTAATCTCAAAGTGACCCGCGGCCAATTCGCAGCGTTTTTGGCCCGGTCTATCGAACCATCTTTCATCCCAGGAAAACAAGAACTTTTGGAGACGGCAAACGACATCCTCGTATACCTGGAAAATGAAAATTTTGATGCGGTGGAAGATTATGTGGACGATGAAGGCCTGACGTTCTGTCCATTCGCCGGCGGCTGCATCGATGATGGCGGTGTAACCATGACAGAAGAAGAAGTTGAAGATTTCATGGACAATACGACTACTTATTTATGGGGCTATGAAGCCGGTAGCGGATTTGAAATCAATTTGACTCCCGCTGGATACTATGATAAATATTTAATGAATGCTTCTTACGAAGAGAAGGAAATGTATGGACGGGAGGGACATCCGTCGACCCGTGAATTGGTTCGGAAAGCTTTTCCGGAAGGAACCGTCGTTGAATTCTACTATCCTGGAACAGAAGAGTACGGCTACATGGATTGGCAGAGTCTCAACATGGTCTTTGAGGAAGAACAGAACGGAGAATGGACATTAATCGCATTGGTAAATGACCGCTGGACGCCGTAA
- a CDS encoding STAS domain-containing protein, translated as MESFVRHYQKTHKKILFAQQQMINELSSPVIPIRPGIGILPLVGDIDTHRAKVILETTLDQSVNKGLHTLYIDLSAVPIIDTMVAHQLFQLMEALKIIGVTSVLSGIRPEIAQTAISLGLDFSGIRVHANLMRALEEFDLQQQ; from the coding sequence ATGGAGAGCTTTGTCCGCCACTATCAGAAAACCCATAAAAAAATCCTGTTCGCCCAGCAGCAGATGATTAATGAATTGAGCAGCCCTGTCATTCCAATCCGGCCGGGAATCGGGATTTTGCCGCTCGTTGGGGATATTGATACCCATCGGGCAAAAGTCATCCTGGAAACGACGTTGGATCAAAGTGTGAACAAAGGGCTGCATACGTTGTATATCGATTTATCCGCAGTGCCGATCATCGATACAATGGTGGCCCATCAATTGTTTCAACTGATGGAAGCGCTGAAAATCATCGGAGTGACTTCTGTTCTTTCTGGAATTCGTCCTGAAATTGCACAGACGGCAATTTCGCTTGGCCTGGACTTCAGCGGCATCAGAGTCCATGCCAACCTGATGCGCGCCTTAGAAGAATTTGATTTGCAGCAACAGTAA
- a CDS encoding YaiI/YqxD family protein: protein MKVLIDADGCPVITETIEMAKAAGLPVLLICDTSHIMQREGAETITVSKGADAVDFVLVNRVQPGDIVVTQDYGLAAMTLAKRGVPIDQNGRVYSDDNIDQLLYSRHTAKKIRQSGGRLKGPKKRRPEDNRKFRENLENILTKA from the coding sequence ATGAAAGTATTGATCGATGCAGATGGCTGTCCGGTCATCACGGAAACGATTGAAATGGCAAAAGCCGCCGGACTCCCGGTTTTGCTGATATGTGACACTTCACACATCATGCAGCGGGAGGGGGCCGAGACGATCACCGTATCAAAAGGAGCGGATGCCGTAGATTTTGTGCTGGTTAACCGGGTCCAACCTGGAGACATCGTCGTGACACAGGATTATGGGCTTGCCGCCATGACATTGGCCAAAAGGGGTGTGCCTATTGATCAGAACGGCCGCGTGTATTCTGATGACAATATCGACCAGTTGCTCTATAGCCGGCATACGGCAAAAAAAATCCGGCAATCTGGCGGTCGATTGAAAGGACCGAAAAAACGTCGGCCGGAAGACAACCGGAAATTCCGGGAAAACCTGGAGAATATTCTAACGAAAGCGTGA
- a CDS encoding cytochrome P450 family protein, with translation MNRPDAHSLLSENFTRNPYPVYTKLRETAAIARMRFPDGQQGWLVTRYADAVDVLTDRRFIKDYAKLIGSSMEQMPVFTQNMLFADPPDHRRLRNLAQKAFTPKMISSMRERIQEIADELLDQAGRTSEMNLIDDYAFPLPIIVICEILGIPAEDRDRFRRWSNSLIEGSSSEAGASIYQHMQEFIQYLSGRFALARQHPDSGLISQLIAVEEAGDRLTEKELYGLVTLLIIAGHETTVNLIGNCVLALLSHPEQKRLLQNNPELIGQTIEEALRFNGPVEFSTSRWAGEDVEFRGRKIRKGELVIVSLNSADHDPEKFNTPELFDITRDKSPHLAFGKGIHQCLGAPLARLEGEIAISSFMKRFPEAELKVNEEELEWRPGMIVRGVRELPLLL, from the coding sequence ATGAATAGACCTGATGCCCACAGTTTGCTTTCTGAAAATTTCACCCGTAACCCCTATCCTGTTTATACCAAGCTCCGAGAAACTGCTGCCATAGCCCGAATGCGTTTTCCGGATGGGCAGCAAGGCTGGCTCGTCACCCGCTATGCGGATGCGGTTGATGTGCTGACAGACCGGCGGTTCATCAAAGATTATGCAAAGTTGATTGGCAGCTCGATGGAGCAGATGCCTGTGTTTACGCAGAATATGCTATTTGCTGATCCGCCTGATCACCGGCGCTTGCGAAACTTGGCTCAAAAGGCCTTTACACCAAAAATGATCAGCAGTATGCGAGAACGTATCCAGGAAATTGCCGATGAATTACTGGATCAGGCAGGAAGAACTTCTGAAATGAACCTGATCGATGATTATGCATTCCCGCTGCCGATCATCGTCATCTGTGAAATACTCGGCATCCCTGCCGAAGACCGGGATAGGTTCCGGCGCTGGTCGAATTCATTGATTGAAGGATCAAGCAGTGAAGCCGGCGCCAGTATATATCAGCATATGCAGGAGTTCATCCAGTATTTGAGCGGGCGATTTGCTTTAGCCCGACAGCACCCGGACAGCGGGCTAATCAGTCAATTGATCGCAGTAGAAGAAGCGGGAGATCGGCTGACTGAAAAAGAGCTGTACGGACTTGTAACACTGCTGATTATTGCAGGACACGAGACGACGGTTAATTTGATTGGCAATTGTGTACTTGCACTTCTCAGTCATCCTGAGCAGAAGCGGCTGCTTCAGAATAACCCGGAACTGATCGGGCAGACGATTGAAGAAGCGCTTCGGTTCAATGGGCCTGTCGAGTTCTCCACTTCCAGATGGGCTGGGGAAGACGTGGAATTCCGCGGCCGGAAAATACGGAAAGGGGAACTCGTGATTGTGTCACTGAATTCGGCTGATCATGATCCTGAAAAATTCAACACCCCTGAATTGTTTGATATTACCCGTGATAAGAGTCCTCATCTGGCTTTTGGGAAAGGCATCCATCAATGTCTCGGCGCTCCTTTGGCGCGGCTTGAGGGGGAAATTGCCATTTCCAGTTTTATGAAGCGGTTCCCTGAAGCGGAATTGAAAGTGAATGAAGAGGAACTGGAGTGGCGGCCTGGCATGATTGTCAGAGGGGTAAGGGAATTGCCATTATTATTATAA
- a CDS encoding MFS transporter, with product MTEKQPIWTKSFINIFISTFFVFAVFYALLTLLPIYVLDTFDGTAAQAGLVVSVFLLSVILLRPFTGMILDKFGKKPMLLISVLIFGLTTFIYVFTDSIGLLLALRFFHGLSFSIATTVAGAIAADIIPASRRGEGIGYYGMAMNLAVVAGPFIALTLQPLISYEAIFLLFGVIMLAGFVCSLFVKDVSTAPAEKTGRKLSLDNMLERRSFPIAFVGFFVAVAYSSIIAFISIYAETLGLIQTAGFFFAIYAAAMLLVRPFTGRLFDIAGPTVVIIPSFILFSAGLFLLSMTTTSWQLLLSGVLVGLGYGTLLPSLQTLAIQAAPHNRSAYATATFFMMFDAGIASGSLLLGATVGFLGYADLYLALAVGVLLIILLYLWQASRQRIQSR from the coding sequence ATGACTGAAAAACAGCCGATTTGGACAAAAAGTTTTATTAATATTTTCATCAGTACTTTTTTTGTGTTTGCGGTATTTTATGCATTGTTGACCCTGTTGCCAATTTATGTGCTGGATACATTTGACGGCACGGCGGCTCAAGCGGGGCTCGTAGTGTCTGTGTTTCTTTTATCTGTCATTTTGCTGCGGCCGTTTACCGGGATGATTTTGGATAAATTCGGGAAGAAACCGATGCTGCTGATCAGTGTGCTGATCTTTGGTTTGACCACATTCATATATGTTTTCACTGACTCGATCGGATTGCTGCTTGCGCTCCGCTTTTTCCATGGCCTGTCATTCAGTATCGCCACAACAGTGGCCGGCGCAATCGCTGCCGATATCATTCCGGCTTCGCGCCGCGGGGAAGGCATCGGCTATTACGGAATGGCGATGAATCTTGCAGTGGTGGCAGGCCCTTTTATCGCACTGACCCTGCAGCCGCTGATCAGTTATGAAGCTATCTTTTTATTGTTTGGTGTTATCATGCTGGCGGGCTTCGTCTGCAGCTTGTTTGTGAAAGATGTAAGCACTGCTCCCGCCGAGAAGACCGGCCGGAAGCTATCGCTTGATAATATGCTGGAAAGAAGATCCTTTCCGATTGCATTCGTTGGTTTCTTTGTAGCTGTTGCGTATTCGAGTATTATTGCGTTCATCTCGATCTATGCAGAGACATTGGGGCTGATTCAGACAGCCGGTTTTTTCTTTGCCATTTATGCGGCAGCCATGCTTCTTGTGCGGCCATTCACAGGCCGGCTGTTTGATATAGCCGGGCCCACAGTCGTGATCATCCCATCATTTATACTGTTTTCGGCCGGTCTCTTTTTGCTCAGCATGACAACCACTTCCTGGCAGCTGTTGCTGTCAGGCGTGCTGGTCGGGCTTGGCTATGGAACGCTGCTCCCCAGTCTGCAGACGCTGGCAATTCAGGCGGCTCCGCATAACCGGAGTGCCTATGCCACCGCAACCTTTTTTATGATGTTCGATGCTGGAATTGCTTCCGGCTCCCTGTTGCTTGGAGCTACTGTCGGTTTTCTGGGCTATGCCGATCTGTACCTCGCACTGGCGGTCGGTGTACTGCTGATTATTCTGCTGTACTTATGGCAGGCAAGCAGGCAAAGGATTCAAAGTAGATAA